The proteins below come from a single Leptotrichia sp. oral taxon 223 genomic window:
- the eutS gene encoding ethanolamine utilization microcompartment protein EutS has translation MEEEKKQRMIQEYVPGRQLTLAHIIANPQRDLSKKIGLSENKTNAIGILTITPGEAAIIAADLATKSAEVEIGFVDRFTGSVVISGDVGSIEAAVNEVVSYFENVLRFSITQITRS, from the coding sequence ATGGAAGAAGAAAAAAAACAGAGAATGATTCAGGAATACGTACCTGGCAGACAGTTGACTCTGGCTCATATAATTGCAAATCCGCAAAGAGATTTATCAAAAAAAATAGGACTTTCTGAAAATAAGACAAATGCAATAGGAATACTCACAATAACTCCAGGAGAAGCAGCAATCATTGCGGCGGATCTGGCTACGAAAAGTGCCGAAGTGGAAATAGGATTTGTAGACAGGTTTACAGGATCGGTTGTAATAAGCGGAGATGTGGGAAGTATAGAAGCCGCTGTAAATGAGGTGGTTTCATATTTTGAAAATGTCCTGAGATTTAGCATAACTCAGATAACGAGGTCATAA
- a CDS encoding EutP/PduV family microcompartment system protein gives MKKILLIGKSMCGKTTLTQRIHGLDIKYEKTQMLTYSNDILDTPGEYMENRMLYKALIVSSYDCDVIGMVQACDEEHNVFPPGFSTAFTKPVIGIVTKTDLGKDVKRAREILENAGAERVFAVSSYENEGIEELVKYLEDDSEQIRR, from the coding sequence TTGAAAAAGATACTTTTGATAGGAAAATCCATGTGCGGTAAAACAACATTAACCCAGAGAATACATGGACTTGACATAAAATATGAAAAAACGCAGATGCTGACATATTCCAATGACATACTTGACACTCCAGGCGAATACATGGAAAACAGGATGCTTTACAAGGCGCTGATTGTAAGCTCGTATGACTGTGATGTTATTGGGATGGTGCAGGCGTGTGACGAGGAGCATAATGTGTTTCCGCCAGGGTTTTCAACAGCTTTTACAAAGCCTGTAATCGGAATTGTAACTAAGACTGATTTGGGTAAAGATGTGAAAAGGGCTCGTGAAATATTGGAAAATGCAGGAGCTGAGCGAGTTTTTGCTGTAAGTTCCTATGAGAATGAAGGGATTGAGGAACTTGTGAAATATTTGG